One genomic segment of Marinitoga piezophila KA3 includes these proteins:
- a CDS encoding PadR family transcriptional regulator, giving the protein MPGRGRGQGRFRRGWIESFVLLIIAEKPSHGYEIANKLSEFGVMLNGIGQMGNLYRTLAKLEEMGLVVTDWDTSEPGPSKKIYKITHDGMLFLENSKKDFIEFKHIIDVFIDRVERL; this is encoded by the coding sequence ATGCCTGGAAGAGGTAGAGGACAGGGAAGGTTTAGAAGAGGCTGGATAGAATCCTTTGTATTATTAATAATAGCTGAAAAGCCATCTCATGGCTATGAAATAGCAAATAAACTCTCTGAATTTGGTGTTATGCTCAACGGTATAGGGCAAATGGGTAATTTATATAGAACCCTTGCAAAACTGGAAGAGATGGGACTTGTTGTTACAGATTGGGATACCTCAGAACCAGGTCCATCAAAAAAGATTTATAAAATTACACATGATGGAATGTTATTCCTTGAAAATTCAAAAAAGGATTTTATAGAGTTTAAACATATAATTGATGTGTTTATTGATAGAGTGGAGAGGTTGTAA